One genomic segment of Sminthopsis crassicaudata isolate SCR6 chromosome 4, ASM4859323v1, whole genome shotgun sequence includes these proteins:
- the LOC141566842 gene encoding butyrophilin subfamily 2 member A2-like isoform X2: MVGEDAMLHCHLFPKKSAEQMEVRWFRSHFSPAVYVYKYGKERDEEQMEEYRGRTTFVRDNIKAGNVALKIHNVTVFENGRYHCFFQEGRSYEEAFIDLKVASMGSDPFIKIIDYEYGWIQLECTSSGWYPQPWVEWRNLTEDTIPSLEEHLAPSEDGMFVVNLSVVITDHTIVNVFCSIKNPLLSQELLTMMSIPETVWVSTSMPSESPSELPDPTTPGPEKVSTWMIALVALLTIGLFVACSICLYFIWKLHRKKKTLFIEKEIEYEEKEKGYDERGQEQMGKEGSNNLTGWRRTQLHAADVTLDQNTAHPELYLSWNLRSVIRGNTRQDLPDNPERFDCRPCVLGHESFTSGRHYWEVEVSDVMVWALGVCRENSERKGEALLIPQNGFWVIELFGNRYQALTSSDILLPLPEQLHRVGIFLDYEAGDVSFYNMIDRSHIYTCPRTSFSGPLRPFFRLGSDDNPLVICPAFTGAEGVTVPESGLILYRRPH, encoded by the exons ATGGTAGGGGAAGATGCCATGCTACATTGTCACCTCTTTCCCAAGAAAAGTGCTGAGCAAATGGAGGTGAGGTGGTTCCGTTCTCATTTCTCTCCAGctgtttatgtatataaatatgggaaagaaagagatgaagaacaGATGGAAGAATATCGAGGCAGAACAACATTTGTGAGAGATAATATTAAAGCTGGAAATGTTGCTCTGAAAATACACAATGTCACAGTTTTTGAAAATGGAAGATATCACTGCTTTTTCCAAGAAGGCAGATCATATGAAGAGGCTTTTATAGACTTGAAAGTGGCAA gtatGGGCTCAGATCCCTTCATTAAAATCATAGATTATGAATATGGATGGATACAACTAGAATGTACATCATCTGGATGGTACCCACAACCTTGGGTAGAGTGGAGAAATCTTACAGAAGATACAATTCCATCCCTGGAGGAACATCTGGCTCCCAGTGAAGACGGGATGTTTGTTGTGAATTTGTCTGTGGTTATCACAGATCACACAATAGTTAATGTGTTCTGTTCCATTAAAAACCCCCTTCTCAGCCAAGAGTTGTTGACAATGATGTCTATTCCAG AAACTGTTTGGGTCTCTACTTCTATGCCCTCTGAGAGCCCTTCTGAGCTCCCAGATCCAACAACTCCTGGACCTGAAAAGGTTTCTACCTGGATGATTGCTCTTGTGGCCTTACTTACTATTGGACTTTTTGTTGCTTGTAGTATTTGCTTGTATTTCATATGGAAGCtacacaggaagaaaaaaacactatttatagaaaaagaaatcgaatatgaagaaaaagagaaaggatatgATGAAAGGGGGCaagaacaaatgggaaaagagggatCGAACAACCTgacag GATGGAGAAGGACCCAATTACATGCTG CTGATGTGACTCTGGATCAAAACACAGCTCATCCTGAACTCTACCTCTCTTGGAATTTGAGAAGTGTGATACGAGGGAACACACGGCAAGATCTACCTGACAACCCTGAGAGATTTGACTGTAGACCTTGTGTTCTTGGTCATGAGAGCTTCACCTCAGGGAGACATTACTGGGAAGTGGAGGTATCAGATGTTATGGTATGGGCCCTTGGAGTCTGCAGAGAAAATTCTGAGCGAAAGGGGGAAGCCCTACTAATACCTCAAAATGGATTTTGGGTTATTGAATTGTTTGGAAATAGATATCAGGCCCTTACCTCCTCTGATATCCTCCTCCCTTTACCTGAGCAACTCCACCGGGTgggaattttcttagattatgAGGCTGGAGATGTCTCTTTCTACAATATGATTGACAGATCCCATATCTATACTTGCCCTCGAACCTCTTTCTCTGGACCTCTCAGGCCTTTCTTCAGACTTGGATCTGATGACAATCCTTTGGTTATCTGCCCAGCATTCACTGGTGCTGAGGGAGTCACTGTCCCAGAGAGTGGCCTAATCCTTTATAGAAGGCCTCACTGA
- the LOC141566842 gene encoding butyrophilin subfamily 2 member A2-like isoform X1, protein MNMAHFPNHSVLSGLVAVFFLQLLTVISAHFTVIAHAEPLLVMVGEDAMLHCHLFPKKSAEQMEVRWFRSHFSPAVYVYKYGKERDEEQMEEYRGRTTFVRDNIKAGNVALKIHNVTVFENGRYHCFFQEGRSYEEAFIDLKVASMGSDPFIKIIDYEYGWIQLECTSSGWYPQPWVEWRNLTEDTIPSLEEHLAPSEDGMFVVNLSVVITDHTIVNVFCSIKNPLLSQELLTMMSIPETVWVSTSMPSESPSELPDPTTPGPEKVSTWMIALVALLTIGLFVACSICLYFIWKLHRKKKTLFIEKEIEYEEKEKGYDERGQEQMGKEGSNNLTGWRRTQLHAADVTLDQNTAHPELYLSWNLRSVIRGNTRQDLPDNPERFDCRPCVLGHESFTSGRHYWEVEVSDVMVWALGVCRENSERKGEALLIPQNGFWVIELFGNRYQALTSSDILLPLPEQLHRVGIFLDYEAGDVSFYNMIDRSHIYTCPRTSFSGPLRPFFRLGSDDNPLVICPAFTGAEGVTVPESGLILYRRPH, encoded by the exons ATGAATATGGCCCATTTTCCAAATCATTCTGTGCTAAGTGGTCTTGTAGCTGTCTTCTTCCTTCAGCTGCTCACAGTGATCTCAG CTCATTTTACTGTGATTGCACATGCTGAGCCTCTTCTGGTAATGGTAGGGGAAGATGCCATGCTACATTGTCACCTCTTTCCCAAGAAAAGTGCTGAGCAAATGGAGGTGAGGTGGTTCCGTTCTCATTTCTCTCCAGctgtttatgtatataaatatgggaaagaaagagatgaagaacaGATGGAAGAATATCGAGGCAGAACAACATTTGTGAGAGATAATATTAAAGCTGGAAATGTTGCTCTGAAAATACACAATGTCACAGTTTTTGAAAATGGAAGATATCACTGCTTTTTCCAAGAAGGCAGATCATATGAAGAGGCTTTTATAGACTTGAAAGTGGCAA gtatGGGCTCAGATCCCTTCATTAAAATCATAGATTATGAATATGGATGGATACAACTAGAATGTACATCATCTGGATGGTACCCACAACCTTGGGTAGAGTGGAGAAATCTTACAGAAGATACAATTCCATCCCTGGAGGAACATCTGGCTCCCAGTGAAGACGGGATGTTTGTTGTGAATTTGTCTGTGGTTATCACAGATCACACAATAGTTAATGTGTTCTGTTCCATTAAAAACCCCCTTCTCAGCCAAGAGTTGTTGACAATGATGTCTATTCCAG AAACTGTTTGGGTCTCTACTTCTATGCCCTCTGAGAGCCCTTCTGAGCTCCCAGATCCAACAACTCCTGGACCTGAAAAGGTTTCTACCTGGATGATTGCTCTTGTGGCCTTACTTACTATTGGACTTTTTGTTGCTTGTAGTATTTGCTTGTATTTCATATGGAAGCtacacaggaagaaaaaaacactatttatagaaaaagaaatcgaatatgaagaaaaagagaaaggatatgATGAAAGGGGGCaagaacaaatgggaaaagagggatCGAACAACCTgacag GATGGAGAAGGACCCAATTACATGCTG CTGATGTGACTCTGGATCAAAACACAGCTCATCCTGAACTCTACCTCTCTTGGAATTTGAGAAGTGTGATACGAGGGAACACACGGCAAGATCTACCTGACAACCCTGAGAGATTTGACTGTAGACCTTGTGTTCTTGGTCATGAGAGCTTCACCTCAGGGAGACATTACTGGGAAGTGGAGGTATCAGATGTTATGGTATGGGCCCTTGGAGTCTGCAGAGAAAATTCTGAGCGAAAGGGGGAAGCCCTACTAATACCTCAAAATGGATTTTGGGTTATTGAATTGTTTGGAAATAGATATCAGGCCCTTACCTCCTCTGATATCCTCCTCCCTTTACCTGAGCAACTCCACCGGGTgggaattttcttagattatgAGGCTGGAGATGTCTCTTTCTACAATATGATTGACAGATCCCATATCTATACTTGCCCTCGAACCTCTTTCTCTGGACCTCTCAGGCCTTTCTTCAGACTTGGATCTGATGACAATCCTTTGGTTATCTGCCCAGCATTCACTGGTGCTGAGGGAGTCACTGTCCCAGAGAGTGGCCTAATCCTTTATAGAAGGCCTCACTGA
- the LOC141566842 gene encoding butyrophilin subfamily 2 member A2-like isoform X3 has translation MNMAHFPNHSVLSGLVAVFFLQLLTVISAHFTVIAHAEPLLVMVGEDAMLHCHLFPKKSAEQMEVRWFRSHFSPAVYVYKYGKERDEEQMEEYRGRTTFVRDNIKAGNVALKIHNVTVFENGRYHCFFQEGRSYEEAFIDLKVASMGSDPFIKIIDYEYGWIQLECTSSGWYPQPWVEWRNLTEDTIPSLEEHLAPSEDGMFVVNLSVVITDHTIVNVFCSIKNPLLSQELLTMMSIPETVWVSTSMPSESPSELPDPTTPGPEKVSTWMIALVALLTIGLFVACSICLYFIWKLHRKKKTLFIEKEIEYEEKEKGYDERGQEQMGKEGSNNLTGWRRTQLHAADVTLDQNTAHPELYLSWNLRSVIRGNTRQDLPDNPERFDCRPCVLGHESFTSGRHYWEVERIEQKEVHKEVMTKTTLKATD, from the exons ATGAATATGGCCCATTTTCCAAATCATTCTGTGCTAAGTGGTCTTGTAGCTGTCTTCTTCCTTCAGCTGCTCACAGTGATCTCAG CTCATTTTACTGTGATTGCACATGCTGAGCCTCTTCTGGTAATGGTAGGGGAAGATGCCATGCTACATTGTCACCTCTTTCCCAAGAAAAGTGCTGAGCAAATGGAGGTGAGGTGGTTCCGTTCTCATTTCTCTCCAGctgtttatgtatataaatatgggaaagaaagagatgaagaacaGATGGAAGAATATCGAGGCAGAACAACATTTGTGAGAGATAATATTAAAGCTGGAAATGTTGCTCTGAAAATACACAATGTCACAGTTTTTGAAAATGGAAGATATCACTGCTTTTTCCAAGAAGGCAGATCATATGAAGAGGCTTTTATAGACTTGAAAGTGGCAA gtatGGGCTCAGATCCCTTCATTAAAATCATAGATTATGAATATGGATGGATACAACTAGAATGTACATCATCTGGATGGTACCCACAACCTTGGGTAGAGTGGAGAAATCTTACAGAAGATACAATTCCATCCCTGGAGGAACATCTGGCTCCCAGTGAAGACGGGATGTTTGTTGTGAATTTGTCTGTGGTTATCACAGATCACACAATAGTTAATGTGTTCTGTTCCATTAAAAACCCCCTTCTCAGCCAAGAGTTGTTGACAATGATGTCTATTCCAG AAACTGTTTGGGTCTCTACTTCTATGCCCTCTGAGAGCCCTTCTGAGCTCCCAGATCCAACAACTCCTGGACCTGAAAAGGTTTCTACCTGGATGATTGCTCTTGTGGCCTTACTTACTATTGGACTTTTTGTTGCTTGTAGTATTTGCTTGTATTTCATATGGAAGCtacacaggaagaaaaaaacactatttatagaaaaagaaatcgaatatgaagaaaaagagaaaggatatgATGAAAGGGGGCaagaacaaatgggaaaagagggatCGAACAACCTgacag GATGGAGAAGGACCCAATTACATGCTG CTGATGTGACTCTGGATCAAAACACAGCTCATCCTGAACTCTACCTCTCTTGGAATTTGAGAAGTGTGATACGAGGGAACACACGGCAAGATCTACCTGACAACCCTGAGAGATTTGACTGTAGACCTTGTGTTCTTGGTCATGAGAGCTTCACCTCAGGGAGACATTACTGGGAAGTGGAG agaaTAGAACAGAAAGAAGTCCACAAAGAAGTAATGACAAAAACAACCCTGAAAGCTACAGATTGA